The stretch of DNA GGCACTGAAAATCTAAATCCAATCAATGCAAATAGTTTCTaatacatttatatttacttaatttaaCTTAACCATTATTGTTAATAAGAATGACAGAATATGATAACAGGTAAATTGAAGGCGGCCTCCTTTATTAAGGACTGTTTTGGACCTTAGATACGATTCGTAAagccaaaataaataaaatattgtggGACGcactaaaaaaattaaagaaaacttgTCTCTTTTGGTCTCCACATGATCGATGAAATATAGACACATGATTATGTTCAATATTAATTACTATGAAATATTTGAATGGTTCAGGTTATGAAATGTATTGTGCTCTCCAATTACTTTTAAATGCTTTATATAGACCCCATTTATTGGCCAATTGTAATACAAATTATGGCAATTGGGCTCAATCATGGTAATTAAAGTACTCGTTCTCAATtcgtgtatatgtatgtatttatgtatatgaaaTGGCTTTCAATTGTGTCACAATTATAAATTATCCTACATTATTTCTGCTGTCTCAGgctaaaaagaaagaaaaagtgtGTCAATTGTGTTTTCTATTCTTGTTTCTCTCTTGTTATTTTCAATGGAAATCAATTaattttgcataaataaacttgattGTCAGCGTGGTCAGAAGagttgctattgctgttgcCGTGGCCCTAGACCCAACCCCTTACCTGTCATCTCCATTTTCCTCAAAGCTCCTTTTGCCACCACTCAATCAACAATAAAATGGCAAGCATGTGCTTTTTTTCTAGgaaaaaatagcaaacaaaTTGCAATTAATAATGCATAAGACCAAGAGGGACAGACGTTGTACGTGGAGAAAGATACGGCAAGGGAGATGGGAGGAAGGTGGTTATGGTTGCGGTGGGTGGGTGGAAGAGACCAAGACCAAGTCGATACACTTGGCTTTGTGTACAGCTATATGCAATTTGCATAAATGCTATGAAGCAAACAAAAGAGCGGGTAGCGGTTGGATGGGGAAACTTGGTGTCAAACTAATGGCAAACTATGACAGGGCCATTGATTTATTATGCAGGGTAATTAGTTTGGCCTCTTTAGTAACAAAATGTTCTCTACAAGAACAAGCCAATAAGCCAAAAAGTGGACAACAGGACAAGCCAATTGAATTGAACCCAATATGAATGCCAAATAAAAGAAGTAAACAAACAGTGAAAACAACTAGACTGAAGGAATAAAGTGAAGCTTAACAGAGCATCAACAGGCTGACCAAGAAAATCTTTCAAAGAGACACAGATGAAGACGTGAACGGATAGGAACGGAAGTTGCCTTTGTGGGCGACAAAACAATGTTGGAACATGTTTCAGATACCTcctaatttttcttttgtatatgAAAGGTAAACACAAATCGCCTGAACGcctttttttctaaaaaaaaagtctgatCTATGAAGTTTACTAAGCAAATTCGTATCGATTCTTAAACAACCtgatttaattattaatttaattatttctgCTATTTCTGCTTTATTAGTTATAGGAATCACCTGTTTCTATATCTATATTAATATAGTAATATACATAGCatctaaatatttttatgaaaaacaattttggttACTTTGGttctttttaaatgtttaaacgGTAAGGTAACTGCGACTGTGACCTTTGTGACCAATCTTGTCTTAAAAGCTgtttatttaagtttttcGAATGCCATAAgtgaaattttccattttttaaataagtgTTTTTCCATAAAACAAGATGTGTGAACCTAGTAACAAGTAATTTAAGACCTTTGCCAACAGTCAACACAACTTGGAGCACttactttaatttaaatacttcagtgtataaaattaaagtacttgtaaaattcaattcaaaaaaaaaagggaagcTCCACTGAAgttcattttttaaaatatttatttatttatttacaattttagaTAAAGTAATTAATACTAGAcctaaaggaaaaaaaacaatgagtACTAGCAACAAAGCCTTCGActctatttttaaaataaaatatgtatatagccttaaaaatctatttataggcaaaataaattatttgcaataaagttttgttttcttttgtttgtcaaATGTTTTGGATTCTCTGCggttaaaatacaaaaaaaaatatcatcaAATGATTTTGTTTATGCTCAACCAAACGATATTGTAATTCATAGATATAATAtaatcaatttaataattaaaaaaagatTGATTTCTGtggaaagaaaattttgtaaagATACAAATAGATTTCCATTTGACTCTTCACTTACCGCAATTGCctaaaaaagttaattttcttACGCTCCTCGGTAACATTATTCATATGTTCATCTAGAAATTTGAAGTCCAAGCCAGTTTGCGGATCAAAATCGTTTTTGGGCTTACGATTAAACAGAGCATCGGGTGACACATTTGTTTCGGACTCACTGGGACGTGGCTTACTAACCATTGGGTATGGGGGAGAGAACTGACGCATATAGTTGGTCAACAATGGAGGTTCCATTTCATCTTCAACAACGATGGTTCCATATCGAGGACTTGGGAcattaacaattaaaaatatcaaatattatgtgagaaaataaaaaaaaactcactcGTCCATGTTGAATGATTGAAAATTAACCAATTTCCGTTCAATCAAACATACAGTGTGATGCGGTTTAGCACCTTCTTCGAGCATCAATTGTGTTGTGGTTCTCATATCCATTTTCTCATCACTAGATTCCCAGAGACTGGTTTTCTTTTGGCGAGacatattttctattttctatGACTTGGAACAAACTACATATATTGAGTAAATTTTCAGAGCGAATGTGAAACAATTGTTTGGCAGCTTAAACCGATTCGATTGTGTTGTATTTTGTATAAACACAAAACAATATGCAAATGTGTGTGAGAAGGCAAATGGTTTCTAAATAAATACGTCgacaaatgaaaatgaaatgaaaatcgaACAGTATTGGGTTAGTAGAGTGTGCGATTATGTGCAAGGACGGGGGTTTTGTATTGTGGCCAACCATTCTGTGGGTAACAATGGGCCAATAGAACAATGCACGGATTGACTCACTCCAAACCCTTTCTCGATGTCTCATTATAATCAGTTTGCCACCTCTGTTTGCCTTTGCCATGCAACGACGACATTAATACGGCctaattaaacaaatattatgTGAATGGGTATGAAAAtgcaaattagaatctgtaaGTTTAAAGCGCTATTTGGCAGTACTAAGGAGCGATTAGCTAAGGTATCGAGATAAGCTGGTGTTATAcaactaaaaatatataatcttTTCACAATACTTAAATATGATTTTCATTACTTTCTTTAAGCTGAACCATAACAGCAGAGTCTGAAAAATTtaaggatttttttttctaaattaatcAATTTAGGCTTAACTACAACAATTGTTATAGAtctcaataaaaaaaatcaatgaaaatatAGATTGTAGTTGAATCTGTGTAAGCCATTAAAACTAAAGCAAAAAGATTTACCAaagataaacaaataaaaattataattacatCTTCTTAGATGTTTCATGGATGTGGGATCTGGCTTTGTTAAGGCAGCAGATTTAAACTAGGGCACATTGGAAataagtttttgtgtttgtagATTTGGAAATTtgatctaaaaataaaaaattataggATGGATTCCAAGAAATAtctttaaaagtaaaaaaaaaatcttaagaaaattatatattgtAACTTATTATTAGATTTCCCCGACAATTGGCAGTCCCAGTGGATTTAATTAACTATCGAATTCATTTAGATACAAGGtcatgaaaatattttttgaagaATCATTATTTAACAAGATCCATGCATCAGGAATAATGTTTATCTTATAACTCAGTATAATGTTGATAGCGGAGTCCGATTTGCGCCGTCGTCATTGTTTTTGTTCTCGATGACAAATGTGGAACACGATTACTTCTGACTTAAGTGTAAAGAGAGACACAGATGTAggagatatacatatatagataaagagagagagatagagagagagagagatagagagagagagagagagaagcagAGAGTCATAGACATGGCGATGAGGAGATGAAGGCAATCGGTTGGGGCGGCGATGCCACATAAATTATAGCACCACAAGTTTTGCATGCGTTTGCATTTTGCAGCGcataatttgcatttttaagCATTTCCACAGTGCATTGGGCATAATTAAAGACCAAAGCCAACGATTCCGTAAACGTAAACGATACCAACTTCAGCACCAACTCCAACTTCGATTCCAATTCAACCCACTGAAAAACAGGAAATGGCAAATGTAATTAAGCCAAAAATGAAAGGCAACTTTTCCACACATTTGAAGCTGAAAATCAttctcttttcatttttatacagTTGACTTGAGCCAGATTTTAAGTTAGCGGGCATATTGGTTAAAAACAGTGCTGATGTTTACTGAGTGAATTGGGTCTAGTTGGGGGCAGGCAGCATGGCATGGCACACTTAACAAATTAATGTCAAGCCACAATAAAAGTCAACAGCTGGTTTTTTGCTGCTATTGCTGCCACCCCGACGTCTGGTGAGTTTGCTGCAAAAAGCAAAGTTGAGTGCAATGTCATGCTGAGACTGAGACTCATATGCATGTGGGCAGATGTGTTGAGTCCTGAGGGAGTGGTGAACACCGAGCATGTCTTGCACGTGCTGCAACTGGCTGGATATTGCAAAACGTTTCCACAGTTTCTTCTaatgaaaatgcaaatgcCAACAGTGTTGTTTATATACCAAGAATATCATCTGAAACTTGCTTTTTTTCGCAAGTTTTTTTATAGAAAAGATTTCgccaaaaaaaatgaagcacactttgttttcaaatatttaaagtcTTTCTTCAAGTTTCTACGTATAAGTTAAGGTATCTAGTCTTTTATCAATATGtttgaatgaaattttaaaatatattttacaacaTTATTCGAATTAAAGTCAAAAATAAGAAACGGGCCCaatttgtgtatataaatcGTTAAGCTAAGAGTTTTCTTggttatacatacatacatatatcataatAAATATCCTTAGGTAAGTACATTTCAACTGTGAGCGTATTGACAAATGAGAGCTTGTGACATGTTTTTCAAGTGATTTTCCAATGGAATTTTTTACCTTTTATATTAACCACATGTTTTCTAAAAAAGTATTGTTGACTGTGTAATTATTGTTTTGGTGTACTCTTGTCCTTCCATTAAAGACATTCGAATAACGGCAAACTAATTGTAACTAGTCAAttatcattttattttttaaggtATAAAAGTATTGTTTAAATTTCGAAAAGTTATGTAAGTTAAATCAATTCACTAAATTGAGTGCTACAATAGCGGATTTACGTTAGCTGAACCCctatgaatttatttttctattcttAGTTAAATTCAATTGTCAGGCAAGCTTAAgcccgcaaaaaaaaaaaaatcaaaataaatagccaagtaaaatgaaaaatcaaactGAACGAAGGCACAATCCTGTCGCATAATTTTTTGGCAAGAATGTGAAATTAATTATGCGCAAGTTGGAAAAGGTCCTAGATGCACAGAGACTCGCAAAAGGCCAACAACGGTAGTTCAGAGAGTTGGGCGGCGTCAGCTGCCAAAAATTTGGTTGGTTCTCCAAGGAGGATTATGTTAAATTTAGCGGTGACGACACAGGACACTTGGCAAAAGGTTGCTTGCCTTTGGTGCTAATAGTCCTTTTCTCTTCTCTACACAATGCGAGCAGTAATTGCTCAAAGACACCAAGGAGGGGGAACGGTTCGGCATCCGGATACGGATCGCCGGCATGGTGCTTGTGGCCTGTAAGGAAAGTGCTGGCCCACCATTAATTGTCAGCCAAGTCAGTGCCAACTAACCAGAAGTCGCgctgtttgccaagtcaaaataataaaatactcTCTCAATGGGAAATCCTTTtaactcatttttattttttgctacACTGCACCGCTGCTTGCCATAAATTTTCCGCCGACTTTTCTTTATGCCACGTTGTCATTTTCATTGGTCAAGGAATCATCTTGCGGAAAGttcagttaaaaaaaaagaaacaattttttgcctaattttttttttccccccattTTTGTAGCGAAAAACTCAAATATGTAGTTTCATTTGAATATTTGCAAAGGCCTTTTGCTTCTGTTTCGCATTTCATTCTGAGGTTGGCCAAATATTTGCATTAAATTTGGCCAAGTGGCAAACGTTTATTCaactatttttcttttttgttatttttgcagCCGTTTTCTTCTCTATTTCCTCTTCATTTTGCTTTGGTTTGTTTTCATggtttttccgttttttttcttttttttctcatgCAGTTGTACAAgaattttctttgtttgttcAGCGCTTTCGCGGCGAGTTAATTTTGCATTTCCGCTCATTTAACGGcatttcgtttctttttcaCTCTTATTTTCCtcgttttgcttttatttttgtttttctttttacttttgcTCAAAGTACCATGAAGTTGTTTTGGCCACAGGCTGCCAGCAGGAAGTTCATTTGGAGCACTGAAGTTCTCGCAGGCTAgaatcatacatatatatgcaacACGAAAGAGCAGAACAAGATTACAGTTGAAATGGACATTTGTAAAgagataaatttatataacaaAATACGAAGACTTAACACACAATTTTAAACTGGCTTCCTGTGTTCTTGGTGTTGGTGTAACCAACTATTTACAAAACTCAATCAGTAAGCTCAAATAAAGTTATTTcttaattgatttaattttaaattatttaatatgaCCCAATAGTTTTTAGATTTCAAAAATATCGGATTATAAATTggatataattaattaaaaaatttaaggaATTCATTGCGATAGAAATAATTTCTTGGTTTTCAATTATTAGATGTCAGATTTCCtgtaatttaataattaaataatttaaatccataaattaaattttaaaatttatcttaaattttcaagtaTTTCCAACAAAGTGTGTTCTTTAACAACATCTGGCAACCTTCGACTTTTCCAATACTAATTTTCAACGTCACATCTCTAATACCATCACTACAACACTAAATATTAACTTATCGCTAAAAAGTAGtttgcatattttgtttattttgcttGTGAAATGTATAATCGACCTTGAATTCAGTAGGAGTGCATATATAGTAAATCATTCCAATAGATATCAACAACGTATCGATAATTTCTCACAAAAGATTTCAACACAGCGATAAATTGTCTCTTTctcatgtacatatgtataaatacatgtgtacatacatatgtatatatattgattgTATATTGATTGTGTACATGTATtgattataataattttctgTTGCAAGTAAAATATTGGGGGCTCCCCTGTAAGGTGAATGTGGTTAAATCATTTTGCCAAGTCTGGTCACATTaagcaaacatttttcttttcttgaaCAAGTTTTTGCAGAGGAAACAAGTCTTCATTCCCGGTTATATTATTTCACAATAGAAAAGGACCAATATGGATACTGTGACTCAAGCTCAATCGATCGATTTAAGCGATCTTAATGATTTTCTGTACGATCTAATTGATTTGCTTCAGTCGCAAATCACAGGATTGGCTATGAATCGAGTACTGCAGTGGATCAGTACCCAgtcaaagaagaaaaatgtaAATCTGTCTCAGAAGATATTCCAAAAGCTAGTTACAGCGATGATTGCAGCCTTTGAAGAAAATGATGCAGCTGCCTCCTCGAAGGAGCATCGCCAATTGGTGGCCAATGTCTTGGAATGTGTGCAACTCCAAGTCGAAAAGTTTCCCAGTGACGATGGAAAATTAATTCTAAATCGTTTGTGGTCGCTGAGTGTGAATGGCGACCATCACCATCCTCTCGCTGGGCAGATACTCGTCCAGCTATCAGATAATTTTGACCTCGGACTAGAACAGTGTCCACAATTACTGACGATTATTCAGCAGCTACTCCAATCAGACGAAGAGATGAATCGTCAATCGGCCTTATTCATTATGCATGAACTTGAGAAAAAGTTTGAGAAAAACGAAGTCGGAAATGCAATAAAGTGTCCCAAAAACCTATGGTCCGAATACATTAATGCATTGGAGCTTCTTGAAGCACAGCAGATGCCTCTTAACCTCATCAGTTTGTTGGATAATCTGAAAAACCTTGATTTGTCTCCGTGGTTGAGCATTTTATTTCTCGGACTCTTACAATCTGAGAATATAACTGTTGTTTATGCAACAGTAAAATATGTTGTAACCCATTTAAAATTCTCCAACTTGACTGATTGGAATCTGGTGGAGAAGTTTTTGGCGGCCTCTAATAGGATGCAGTTGTTCGATGTCGAGGATGACGAACAATTGCCTCGACTCTTTGGAAACTTTTTAACAACAGAGGAATTAGGGTCATTTATCAA from Drosophila willistoni isolate 14030-0811.24 chromosome 2R unlocalized genomic scaffold, UCI_dwil_1.1 Seg200, whole genome shotgun sequence encodes:
- the LOC6643509 gene encoding uncharacterized protein LOC6643509, whose translation is MSRQKKTSLWESSDEKMDMRTTTQLMLEEGAKPHHTVCLIERKLVNFQSFNMDDPRYGTIVVEDEMEPPLLTNYMRQFSPPYPMVSKPRPSESETNVSPDALFNRKPKNDFDPQTGLDFKFLDEHMNNVTEERKKINFFRQLRNQSFFNY